Proteins encoded within one genomic window of Spirulina major PCC 6313:
- a CDS encoding magnesium chelatase subunit H — MFTHVKSTIRSITPADQDSRSIVKVVYVVLEPQYQSTLTAAVRSINKNNPNVAIQVSGYLIEELRSEENYEAFKQDIADANIFIASLIFIEDLADKVVAAVQPHQEHLDVSIVFPSMPQVMRLNKMGSFTMENLGQSKSAIAQFMRNRKKQSGSSFQDSMLKVLRTLPKVLKYLPVDRAQDARNFMLSFQYWLGGSADNLENFLLMLADKYVCKDDQHQLQYADPVVYPDMGIWHPLAPKMFENADEYWAWFNSRDDITEELRDPLAPCVGLVLQRTHLVTGDDAHYVAIVQEFEVMGARVIPVFSGGLDFAKPVDEYFWDKRIKGVEPTTYVDVVVSLTGFALVGGPARQDHPKAIESLKRLNRPYMVALPLVFQTTEEWEESELGLHPIQVALQIAIPELDGAIEPIILSGRDGATGRAIALQDRVEAIAQRAMKWANLRKKPKLDKKVAITVFSFPPDKGNVGTAAYLDVFGSIYEVMQALQHNGYDIDELPDSPQALMEAVIHDAQAQLASPELNVAYKMSVMEYERLTPYYESLKENWGDPPGHLNTDGQNLLIYGKHFGNLFIGVQPTFGYEGDPMRLLFSRSASPHHGFAAYYTYLEQVWKADAVLHFGTHGSLEFMPGKQMGMSGACYPDSLIGSTPNLYYYAANNPSEATIAKRRSYAETISYLTPPAENAGLYKGLKELSELIGSYQGLKEGGRGIQIALTIADQSIILNLDKDIPELADPDALKAKLQDPDAGEIRDNFIGSVYRRLMEIESRLLPCGLHVIGKPPTAEEAVATLVNIASLDREEEGLKSLMRIIAESIGRNMEEVYRNSDRGILDDVNLLQDITTATRAAVGALVQAQVDSDGRVSMLSKLNFFNLGKKAPWVESLHQSGYPNVSEDDLKPLFEYLEYCLEQVCADNELGALLKALEGEYVLPGPGGDPIRNPLVLPTGKNIHALDPQSIPTLAAVQSAKIVVDRLLERQRLDNGGNYPETIACVLWGTDNIKTYGESLAQILWMVGAKPVPDALGRINKIELLSLEELGRPRVDVVVNCSGVFRDLFINQMALLDQAVKMAAEANEPLEMNFIRKHAMEQAEEMGINLRQAATRIFSNASGSYSSNINLAVENSSWEEEKELQDMYLNRKSFSFNSDNPGIMDENREVFESALKTADVTFQNLDSSEISLTDVSHYFDSDPTKVVSSLRDDGKKPAAYIADTTTANAQVRSLSETVRLDARTKMLNPKWYEGMLSHGYEGVRELSKRLVNTMGWSATADAVDNWVYEDTNSTFIEDPEMCKRLMDLNPNSFRRMVGTLLEVNGRGYWETSEENIERLQELYQEVEDRIEGVE, encoded by the coding sequence ATGTTCACCCACGTCAAGTCCACCATTCGCAGCATAACGCCCGCCGATCAGGACAGTCGCTCCATCGTGAAGGTGGTCTATGTCGTGCTTGAACCCCAGTATCAAAGCACGCTGACCGCTGCCGTTCGTTCGATCAATAAGAACAATCCGAACGTTGCCATTCAGGTGAGTGGATACTTAATCGAGGAATTACGCAGTGAAGAAAATTACGAGGCGTTTAAGCAGGATATTGCCGACGCGAATATATTCATCGCCTCGTTGATTTTCATTGAAGACCTTGCCGATAAGGTGGTGGCAGCGGTGCAACCGCATCAGGAGCATTTGGATGTGTCGATTGTGTTTCCCTCGATGCCCCAGGTGATGCGCCTCAATAAGATGGGCAGCTTCACGATGGAGAATTTGGGGCAATCGAAGAGTGCGATCGCGCAATTCATGCGCAACCGCAAAAAGCAGTCCGGCTCTTCGTTCCAAGACAGTATGTTAAAGGTGCTGCGGACGCTGCCGAAGGTGTTGAAATATTTGCCGGTGGATCGCGCCCAAGATGCCCGCAACTTCATGCTCAGTTTTCAATATTGGCTGGGGGGTTCGGCGGATAACCTGGAAAACTTCCTGCTGATGTTGGCGGATAAATATGTCTGCAAGGACGATCAGCACCAACTGCAATATGCTGATCCGGTGGTGTATCCGGATATGGGCATCTGGCATCCCCTCGCGCCGAAGATGTTCGAGAATGCCGATGAATATTGGGCATGGTTCAATAGCCGCGATGATATTACCGAAGAATTGCGCGATCCCCTTGCGCCCTGTGTGGGTCTGGTGTTGCAGCGGACGCACCTCGTCACGGGCGATGATGCTCATTATGTGGCAATCGTTCAAGAATTTGAAGTGATGGGGGCGCGGGTGATTCCGGTGTTCTCTGGGGGCTTGGATTTTGCGAAGCCGGTGGATGAATATTTCTGGGATAAGCGGATTAAGGGCGTTGAACCGACGACCTATGTGGATGTGGTGGTGTCTCTGACGGGGTTTGCCCTGGTGGGTGGCCCGGCGCGTCAGGATCATCCGAAGGCAATCGAATCCCTGAAACGCTTGAACCGTCCCTATATGGTGGCGTTGCCCTTGGTGTTCCAAACGACGGAAGAATGGGAAGAGAGTGAATTGGGCTTACACCCGATCCAAGTGGCGTTACAGATTGCGATTCCGGAATTGGATGGGGCGATCGAGCCGATCATTCTCTCTGGCCGGGATGGGGCAACGGGACGAGCGATCGCACTGCAAGACCGGGTCGAAGCGATCGCCCAACGCGCCATGAAATGGGCCAACCTCCGCAAAAAGCCCAAACTGGATAAAAAAGTCGCGATCACCGTCTTCAGCTTCCCCCCCGACAAAGGCAACGTGGGAACTGCGGCCTATCTCGACGTATTCGGCTCCATCTACGAAGTGATGCAAGCCCTGCAACACAACGGCTACGACATCGACGAACTCCCCGACTCTCCCCAAGCCCTGATGGAAGCGGTGATCCACGATGCCCAAGCCCAACTGGCCAGCCCCGAACTCAACGTGGCCTACAAAATGTCGGTGATGGAATATGAACGCCTCACCCCCTACTACGAAAGCCTCAAAGAAAACTGGGGTGATCCGCCGGGACACCTCAACACCGACGGTCAAAACCTCTTGATCTACGGGAAACACTTCGGCAATCTGTTCATCGGGGTACAGCCCACCTTCGGCTATGAAGGCGACCCGATGCGCCTCCTGTTCTCCCGTTCCGCTAGCCCCCACCACGGGTTCGCCGCCTACTACACCTATTTAGAACAAGTGTGGAAAGCAGATGCCGTGCTGCACTTCGGAACCCATGGCTCCCTAGAATTCATGCCCGGTAAGCAAATGGGGATGTCTGGCGCGTGCTATCCCGACAGCCTGATCGGGTCAACCCCGAACCTCTACTACTACGCCGCCAACAACCCCAGCGAAGCCACGATCGCTAAACGGCGCAGCTACGCCGAAACCATCAGCTACCTCACCCCCCCCGCTGAAAATGCCGGGCTCTACAAAGGGCTGAAGGAACTGAGCGAATTGATCGGCTCCTACCAAGGCTTGAAAGAAGGCGGCCGGGGGATTCAGATCGCCCTGACCATCGCAGACCAAAGCATCATCCTCAACCTTGACAAAGACATCCCCGAACTGGCCGATCCCGATGCCCTCAAAGCGAAACTCCAAGATCCCGATGCAGGCGAAATCCGTGATAACTTCATTGGTTCGGTGTATCGTCGCTTGATGGAAATCGAGTCGCGCCTCTTGCCCTGTGGGCTGCATGTGATTGGCAAACCGCCCACAGCCGAAGAAGCCGTGGCCACCTTGGTGAATATCGCCAGCTTGGATCGCGAAGAAGAGGGCTTGAAAAGTCTAATGCGGATCATCGCGGAGAGCATTGGTCGCAATATGGAAGAGGTCTATCGGAACAGCGATCGCGGCATCCTCGATGATGTCAATCTGCTCCAAGACATCACCACCGCCACCCGTGCCGCCGTCGGAGCCTTAGTACAAGCCCAAGTCGATAGCGATGGCCGCGTCTCGATGCTCTCGAAACTCAACTTCTTCAACCTCGGCAAAAAAGCCCCCTGGGTCGAATCCCTCCACCAGTCCGGCTATCCCAACGTCAGCGAAGACGACCTCAAACCCCTATTTGAATACCTCGAATATTGCCTAGAGCAAGTCTGCGCCGACAACGAACTCGGTGCGCTCCTCAAAGCCCTCGAAGGGGAATATGTTCTCCCCGGCCCCGGCGGTGACCCGATCCGGAACCCCCTCGTCTTGCCCACCGGCAAAAACATCCACGCCCTCGATCCCCAGTCGATCCCGACCCTTGCCGCCGTCCAATCGGCCAAAATCGTCGTCGATCGCCTCCTCGAACGGCAACGCCTCGACAACGGCGGCAACTACCCCGAAACCATCGCCTGCGTCCTCTGGGGAACCGACAACATCAAAACCTACGGCGAATCCCTCGCCCAAATCCTTTGGATGGTGGGCGCGAAACCCGTCCCCGATGCCCTCGGTCGGATCAACAAGATCGAACTGCTCTCCCTCGAAGAGTTGGGCCGTCCCCGCGTTGATGTGGTGGTGAACTGCTCCGGTGTTTTCCGCGATCTATTCATCAATCAAATGGCGCTCCTCGACCAAGCCGTGAAAATGGCCGCCGAAGCCAACGAACCCCTAGAGATGAACTTCATCCGCAAACATGCGATGGAACAAGCCGAGGAAATGGGGATCAACCTCCGCCAAGCTGCCACCCGGATTTTCTCCAATGCCTCCGGTTCCTATTCGAGCAACATCAACCTAGCCGTTGAAAATAGCTCCTGGGAAGAAGAGAAGGAATTACAAGATATGTACCTCAACCGCAAATCCTTTTCCTTCAACTCTGACAATCCCGGCATCATGGACGAAAACCGCGAGGTGTTTGAGTCGGCATTAAAAACTGCTGATGTGACATTCCAAAACCTGGATTCGTCGGAAATCAGCCTCACGGATGTGTCCCACTACTTCGATTCTGACCCTACGAAGGTGGTGTCGAGTCTACGGGACGACGGCAAAAAACCCGCTGCCTACATTGCCGACACGACGACGGCCAATGCCCAGGTGCGATCGCTTTCCGAAACCGTCCGCCTCGATGCCCGCACCAAGATGCTCAACCCGAAATGGTACGAAGGGATGCTCTCCCACGGCTACGAAGGGGTGCGCGAACTCTCCAAACGCCTCGTCAACACCATGGGCTGGTCTGCCACAGCCGACGCGGTGGATAACTGGGTTTATGAAGACACCAACAGCACGTTCATCGAAGACCCCGAAATGTGCAAACGCCTCATGGATCTCAACCCCAACTCATTCCGCCGTATGGTCGGCACACTCCTTGAGGTCAACGGTCGCGGCTACTGGGAAACCTCCGAGGAAAACATCGAACGCCTCCAAGAACTCTACCAAGAAGTCGAAGACCGCATCGAAGGCGTGGAGTAA
- a CDS encoding type II toxin-antitoxin system prevent-host-death family antitoxin — protein MEHITDQMLNANLAATLNKVCDSHTPITITRSDGQAVVMLSQEEYESLAETAYLLRSPTNARRLLDSIAELGSGGGQERELIE, from the coding sequence ATGGAGCACATTACGGATCAAATGCTTAACGCTAATTTAGCGGCAACCTTAAATAAGGTTTGTGACAGTCACACACCGATCACAATCACTCGTAGTGATGGTCAAGCGGTGGTGATGCTTTCACAAGAAGAGTATGAATCTTTGGCAGAAACGGCCTATTTATTGCGCAGTCCTACTAATGCCCGACGATTACTCGATTCCATTGCAGAGTTAGGCTCTGGTGGCGGCCAAGAACGGGAGTTGATCGAGTGA
- a CDS encoding Txe/YoeB family addiction module toxin, with translation MTLIFSENAWADYLYWQDRDRKILKRINTLIKDIQRHPFTGIGKPEPLKHDFSGYWSRRITDEHRIIYKVDNNSIQIAQLRYHY, from the coding sequence GTGACGCTGATTTTTTCCGAAAATGCTTGGGCTGATTATTTATATTGGCAAGATCGCGATCGCAAAATCCTCAAACGCATCAATACCCTTATCAAAGATATTCAGCGACACCCTTTTACGGGGATTGGCAAACCAGAACCGCTCAAACATGATTTTTCTGGCTATTGGTCACGGCGAATCACAGACGAACATCGCATCATTTACAAGGTTGACAACAATTCGATCCAAATCGCCCAGCTTCGTTATCACTACTAA
- the serA gene encoding phosphoglycerate dehydrogenase, whose protein sequence is MAKVLVSDPIDQAGIDILSQVAKVDVKTGLPVDELIAIIPEYDALMIRSGTKVTKAVIDAGTQLKIIGRAGVGVDNVDIPAATRRGIVVVNSPEGNTTAAAEHALAMMLSLSRHIPEAHSSLKAGRWERKRFVGAEVYKKTLGVVGLGKIGSHVATVGKALGMNLIAYDPFISAERAEQLGCRLVDLDFIFKEADYITLHVPKTPETTNLIGRDALAQMKPTTRIINCSRGGIVDEQALYEALKAGTIAGAALDVFDAEPLGESPLRDLEEQIVITPHLGASTAEAQVNVAIDVAEQIRDVLLGLQARSAVNIPGLNPNVMEKLKPYLQLAETLGNLVGQLAGGRVDRFNVRLQGDLAMAQSQPIVVAALKGLLSQALRERVNYVNAAIEAKERGIHVTETKDASVSDYSGALHLEVRGSLGEHSVTGVLQSDGEIRVTNLDGFPLNLPPSGHMLFTLHRDMPGIIGQIGSMLGNFNVNIASMQVGRKIVRGNAVMALSLDDPLPDGLLTEITQIAGIEDAYTVTL, encoded by the coding sequence ATGGCTAAAGTCCTAGTATCTGACCCTATCGATCAAGCGGGGATCGATATCCTATCTCAAGTGGCCAAAGTCGATGTCAAAACGGGCTTACCCGTTGACGAACTGATTGCCATTATTCCGGAATATGACGCTTTGATGATTCGTTCCGGCACGAAAGTCACCAAAGCCGTGATCGATGCCGGGACACAACTTAAAATCATCGGCCGGGCAGGTGTGGGGGTGGATAACGTGGATATTCCCGCCGCCACCCGGCGCGGGATCGTTGTCGTCAACTCCCCCGAAGGCAACACCACCGCCGCCGCCGAGCACGCCCTCGCCATGATGTTGTCCCTCTCGCGCCACATTCCCGAAGCCCATAGCTCCCTCAAGGCGGGCCGGTGGGAGCGTAAACGGTTTGTGGGTGCAGAGGTGTATAAAAAAACCTTGGGGGTTGTGGGGCTGGGTAAAATCGGCTCCCATGTAGCCACCGTTGGGAAAGCCTTGGGGATGAACCTGATTGCCTATGATCCCTTTATCTCCGCCGAACGCGCCGAACAACTGGGCTGCCGTTTGGTGGATCTTGACTTCATTTTCAAAGAAGCGGACTATATTACCCTCCACGTTCCCAAAACCCCGGAAACGACGAATCTCATTGGGCGTGATGCCCTCGCCCAAATGAAGCCCACCACCCGGATCATTAACTGCTCTCGCGGTGGGATTGTGGATGAACAAGCCCTTTACGAAGCGTTAAAAGCAGGCACGATCGCAGGGGCAGCCCTGGATGTATTCGATGCGGAACCCCTGGGGGAATCTCCCTTGCGAGACCTCGAAGAACAGATCGTGATTACCCCCCACTTGGGCGCATCTACGGCAGAAGCACAGGTGAATGTGGCCATTGATGTGGCTGAACAGATTCGCGATGTGCTGCTGGGGTTACAGGCGCGATCGGCGGTGAACATTCCGGGGTTGAATCCCAACGTGATGGAAAAACTGAAACCCTATTTGCAACTGGCGGAAACCTTGGGAAATCTCGTCGGGCAGTTGGCCGGCGGTCGGGTCGATCGCTTCAATGTGCGCCTGCAAGGGGATCTCGCCATGGCCCAAAGTCAGCCGATTGTGGTGGCTGCGTTAAAGGGTTTGCTCTCCCAAGCGCTGCGGGAGCGGGTTAACTACGTGAACGCTGCGATCGAGGCGAAAGAACGCGGCATTCATGTCACAGAAACGAAGGATGCGTCTGTGTCGGACTATTCCGGTGCGCTCCATCTGGAGGTGCGCGGTTCCTTGGGTGAGCATTCGGTGACGGGGGTGTTGCAATCCGATGGAGAAATTCGGGTGACGAATCTGGATGGATTCCCCCTCAACCTGCCCCCCAGTGGTCATATGCTGTTTACCCTGCACCGGGATATGCCGGGAATTATTGGTCAAATTGGCTCGATGCTGGGTAATTTCAATGTCAATATTGCCAGTATGCAGGTGGGGCGGAAAATTGTGCGCGGTAATGCCGTGATGGCCTTGAGTTTGGATGATCCGCTGCCGGATGGGTTGCTGACGGAAATTACCCAAATTGCGGGGATTGAAGATGCCTATACCGTCACTCTCTAG
- the prmA gene encoding 50S ribosomal protein L11 methyltransferase, giving the protein MTNRWWELQIIGHPAAEDVIFWRLTEFGCQGMATDLIPTPPEELPTLGTERALRVRAYLPEATAHTLDLSALSIWLQQDAIAAEILPPKVTWNLIREEDWSSSWKDHWEIQEIGDRFVICPAWLSVPESDRIPLRLDPGSAFGTGTHATTQLCLESLEMRAAQCTPETVLADIGCGSGILSIGAILLGAGHVYAVDTDIMSVKATVDNCNLNNIPSECLTVKQGSIDLVQAGLDDSLDGLMCNILAETIMPMIPQMANLVKPKGWAILSGILLEQAQEVSDVLEAHGWIIATLWKRGEWCCFNVRRG; this is encoded by the coding sequence ATGACAAACCGCTGGTGGGAACTGCAAATTATTGGCCATCCGGCTGCTGAAGATGTAATCTTTTGGCGTTTAACGGAGTTTGGCTGTCAGGGGATGGCCACGGATTTAATTCCAACCCCACCGGAAGAACTGCCAACGCTAGGGACGGAACGAGCGTTACGGGTGCGGGCCTATCTGCCGGAAGCGACCGCCCACACCTTGGATCTGTCGGCGCTCTCGATCTGGCTGCAACAGGATGCGATCGCGGCTGAAATCCTGCCCCCTAAAGTCACCTGGAACTTGATCCGCGAAGAAGATTGGTCCAGCAGTTGGAAAGACCATTGGGAGATCCAAGAAATCGGCGATCGCTTTGTGATCTGCCCGGCTTGGCTATCCGTTCCAGAGAGCGATCGGATTCCCCTCCGCCTCGATCCTGGCTCCGCCTTTGGAACAGGAACCCATGCCACCACCCAGCTATGTCTTGAATCCCTCGAAATGCGCGCAGCGCAATGCACCCCTGAAACCGTCCTCGCTGACATCGGGTGCGGTTCCGGCATTTTATCGATCGGGGCAATCCTCCTCGGCGCAGGTCATGTCTACGCCGTGGATACCGATATCATGTCCGTCAAGGCCACAGTTGACAATTGCAATCTCAACAACATCCCCTCAGAATGCTTAACCGTCAAACAGGGCAGCATTGATCTCGTGCAAGCGGGCCTAGACGACAGCTTAGACGGTTTGATGTGCAATATTCTGGCCGAAACCATCATGCCGATGATTCCCCAGATGGCGAACCTTGTGAAACCGAAAGGCTGGGCGATTCTCAGCGGCATTCTCCTTGAACAAGCCCAAGAGGTGTCCGATGTCCTCGAAGCCCACGGCTGGATCATCGCCACCCTCTGGAAACGCGGCGAATGGTGCTGTTTTAATGTGCGCCGGGGCTAG
- the ahcY gene encoding adenosylhomocysteinase, giving the protein MTATITKPQYEVKDINLAPQGKKRIEWAGREMPVLRQIQERFAQEKPLAGIRLVACCHVTTETAHLAIALKNAGADAILIASNPLSTQDDVAASLVADYGIPVFAIKGEDNATYHRHVQIALDHRPNIIIDDGSDVTATLIKERQDQIGEIIGTTEETTTGIVRLLAMFKDGVLTFPAMNVNDADTKHFFDNRYGTGQSTLDGVIRATNVLLAGKNVVVAGYGWCGKGVAMRAKGMGANVIVTEIDPTRAIEAAMDGFRVMPMAEAAPQGDLFITVTGNKHVIRAEHFEVMKDGAMVCNSGHFDLEIDLATLKTMTSEVLEARNFTQEYKLKTGKSVIVLGEGRLVNLAAAEGHPSAVMDMSFANQAMACEYLVKNKGKLEPGLHSIPEAVDKEIASLKLAAMNIAIDSLTPDQEEYINSWTVGT; this is encoded by the coding sequence ATGACTGCAACCATAACCAAGCCTCAGTACGAGGTCAAAGATATTAATCTTGCTCCCCAAGGGAAAAAGCGGATCGAATGGGCAGGCCGCGAAATGCCGGTGCTGCGCCAGATTCAAGAACGGTTTGCTCAAGAAAAGCCCTTAGCCGGAATTCGCCTCGTCGCTTGTTGCCACGTCACTACTGAGACTGCACATTTAGCGATCGCCCTCAAAAATGCCGGAGCCGACGCAATTTTGATCGCCAGTAACCCCCTCTCCACCCAAGACGATGTGGCCGCTAGCCTCGTCGCCGACTACGGCATCCCCGTCTTCGCGATCAAAGGCGAAGACAACGCCACCTATCACCGCCACGTCCAAATCGCCCTCGATCATCGCCCCAACATCATCATCGACGACGGCAGCGACGTGACCGCCACCCTGATCAAAGAACGCCAAGACCAAATCGGTGAAATCATCGGCACCACCGAAGAAACCACCACCGGGATCGTCCGCCTCCTCGCCATGTTCAAAGATGGTGTGTTGACCTTCCCCGCCATGAACGTCAACGATGCCGACACCAAGCACTTCTTTGACAACCGCTACGGCACCGGTCAATCCACCCTCGACGGTGTGATTCGCGCCACCAATGTGCTCCTTGCTGGGAAAAATGTCGTCGTGGCCGGCTACGGCTGGTGTGGTAAAGGTGTGGCCATGCGAGCGAAAGGCATGGGTGCAAACGTGATCGTGACGGAAATCGATCCCACCCGTGCGATCGAAGCCGCCATGGATGGCTTCCGCGTCATGCCCATGGCCGAAGCGGCTCCCCAAGGCGACCTTTTCATCACCGTCACCGGCAACAAGCACGTCATTCGCGCCGAACATTTCGAGGTGATGAAAGATGGCGCGATGGTCTGTAACTCTGGTCACTTTGACTTAGAAATCGACTTGGCGACCCTGAAAACCATGACCAGCGAAGTCCTCGAAGCCCGGAACTTCACCCAAGAATACAAGCTCAAGACGGGCAAATCCGTCATCGTCCTCGGTGAAGGTCGCTTGGTGAACTTGGCTGCGGCGGAAGGTCACCCCAGTGCCGTGATGGACATGAGTTTTGCGAACCAAGCGATGGCCTGTGAATACTTGGTGAAAAATAAAGGCAAACTTGAACCGGGCCTCCATTCCATTCCCGAAGCGGTGGACAAAGAAATCGCCAGCCTCAAATTGGCCGCGATGAATATTGCCATCGACAGCCTCACCCCCGACCAAGAAGAGTACATCAACTCCTGGACGGTGGGAACCTAA
- a CDS encoding ComEC/Rec2 family competence protein, which produces MSRLAWAVVCIAYLSGVLAAQLPIAPEAIALVWISLGLILSRILPFRWRAGPDWRVWCSAGLIAALAVGYVHLSQPQPSPQDIHHHQAQLDGKNVVIVGRITEPPSITRKQKIRLILQVEQLNGNANIAGKVYATIPLLHGTGLVPGQQVQLLGKLYDPPPPSIPDGFDFRAYLRQQGIFTGFTGQLMSEPTERPKGLWQIRQRIVKALVEGLGSPSGFLVAGMVLGRKAVDLAVDVQTQFIQVGLAHTLAASGFHVSVLVGMVKVVTGKLPQWVQLVAGVMTLLIYVSLTGFQASVVRAALMGVVGLIALVAGRRVRSLGLILVTATALLLIDPLWIVDVGFQLSFMATVGLILVTPWVMDRFAQWGTLPPSVATLVAVPVGALVWTLPLLIYHFKTVSPYSIIVNIITTPLILIISIGGFASGVLALISPVVGSYGAMLLGWPVLVLRDIVAWFYELPGSLRAVGSVDLWQVGVMYSLWIMLCLTGLRQWRRWGVILAGLLVLVVPLVYQRAIAVHWTLLDAAPDPVLLIQDRGAVGLVGTGDRDVIEYQLTPVLQQSGVNTLDAVLLLRESDRANLPSLATNRNLGQLWETPPATQGKSLASEALTAIAPLTPNQSLQLQSTTVTNINADGSLLWLHHPHQTWLLILAPQTQWPTFETLPDAIVVTEDAVTPDLFTQIPAPLGIILSRREPDPDQTLSTPQTQILWTSDTGLVQWTQHQGLSTAQSGLNLE; this is translated from the coding sequence ATGAGTCGATTGGCTTGGGCCGTGGTGTGTATTGCCTATCTAAGTGGCGTTTTGGCGGCGCAATTACCGATCGCACCGGAAGCGATCGCCCTCGTTTGGATCAGCCTCGGTTTGATCCTCAGTCGCATCCTGCCGTTCCGGTGGCGGGCTGGCCCCGATTGGCGCGTTTGGTGTAGTGCCGGACTCATCGCCGCCCTGGCCGTGGGCTACGTTCACCTCAGTCAACCCCAGCCCAGCCCCCAAGATATTCACCATCACCAAGCCCAACTCGACGGCAAAAATGTGGTGATCGTCGGTCGCATTACCGAACCCCCCAGCATCACCCGCAAGCAAAAAATCCGCCTCATCCTCCAAGTCGAGCAACTCAACGGCAACGCCAATATTGCCGGCAAAGTCTACGCCACAATTCCCCTCCTTCATGGCACCGGCCTCGTTCCTGGCCAACAGGTGCAACTCCTCGGCAAACTCTATGATCCCCCGCCCCCAAGCATTCCCGACGGCTTCGACTTTCGCGCCTATCTCCGGCAACAGGGCATTTTTACGGGCTTTACCGGGCAACTAATGAGCGAACCCACGGAGCGACCCAAGGGACTCTGGCAAATTCGGCAACGGATTGTGAAAGCGTTGGTGGAAGGCTTGGGGAGTCCGTCGGGGTTTTTGGTGGCGGGGATGGTGTTGGGGCGCAAGGCGGTGGATTTGGCGGTGGATGTGCAAACCCAATTTATCCAAGTTGGCCTCGCCCATACCTTGGCCGCGTCTGGGTTTCATGTGTCGGTGTTGGTGGGGATGGTGAAAGTAGTAACGGGGAAATTGCCGCAATGGGTGCAGTTGGTGGCGGGGGTGATGACGCTGTTGATTTACGTGAGCCTGACGGGGTTTCAGGCATCGGTGGTGCGGGCGGCGTTGATGGGTGTGGTGGGTCTGATCGCGTTGGTGGCGGGGCGACGGGTGCGATCGCTCGGTCTCATTCTCGTCACAGCGACGGCGTTACTGCTCATCGATCCGCTCTGGATTGTTGATGTGGGGTTTCAACTCAGTTTTATGGCAACGGTGGGGTTAATTTTAGTGACCCCTTGGGTGATGGATCGGTTTGCTCAGTGGGGAACGTTGCCGCCATCGGTTGCGACGCTTGTTGCGGTTCCCGTCGGGGCATTGGTATGGACGTTGCCACTCTTGATTTACCATTTCAAAACCGTTTCGCCCTACAGCATTATTGTCAACATCATCACTACGCCTTTGATTTTGATCATTAGTATCGGGGGCTTTGCCAGTGGAGTTTTGGCGTTGATTAGTCCGGTGGTGGGTTCCTATGGCGCAATGTTGCTGGGGTGGCCCGTGCTGGTGTTGCGGGACATTGTGGCGTGGTTTTACGAGTTGCCGGGCAGCTTGCGGGCCGTGGGATCGGTGGATTTGTGGCAAGTTGGGGTGATGTATAGTCTGTGGATCATGCTTTGCCTCACGGGGCTGCGGCAGTGGCGACGCTGGGGGGTGATTCTGGCGGGGCTTTTGGTGTTGGTGGTGCCTTTGGTCTATCAACGGGCGATCGCAGTCCATTGGACGCTGTTGGATGCAGCACCTGATCCGGTGCTCTTGATTCAAGATCGGGGCGCGGTGGGGTTAGTGGGCACAGGCGATCGCGATGTGATTGAGTATCAACTCACCCCGGTCTTGCAGCAATCGGGGGTGAATACGTTGGATGCGGTGCTGCTGTTGCGGGAGAGCGATCGCGCCAATCTGCCCAGTCTGGCCACCAATCGCAACCTAGGGCAACTTTGGGAAACTCCCCCCGCAACTCAAGGAAAATCCCTTGCGTCAGAGGCCTTGACGGCGATCGCCCCCCTCACCCCCAATCAAAGCCTGCAACTCCAGTCAACCACCGTCACCAACATTAACGCCGATGGCTCACTCCTCTGGCTCCACCATCCGCACCAAACCTGGCTCTTGATCCTCGCGCCCCAAACCCAATGGCCAACCTTTGAAACGCTACCCGATGCGATCGTCGTCACGGAAGACGCAGTAACGCCGGATCTCTTTACGCAAATTCCCGCCCCGCTGGGGATTATTCTCAGTCGCCGCGAACCTGATCCGGATCAGACCCTCTCCACCCCCCAGACTCAAATCCTCTGGACCAGTGACACCGGCCTCGTGCAATGGACACAACACCAAGGGTTGAGCACCGCTCAATCGGGACTTAATCTTGAGTGA